The region ggtcggaaatttgactatcaaattcctcagatctatcatgttcctcactgtgtaggcaatccacactggcgaattcctaactcctcagtcagaacaaattcctcagcgaccagaagaacttcgtctctgtcactgaagaaattgactgaactgtatgaaatttccaaaggcttcactcgaagggtttggtaggtgtaggattttgagttgagcatcacttggaaatttttccttagtatttcctcgaccccctttaacagtacggtgtttcctatgactcaacaaagagaaaaacaaaactatgaaaacaaaagtcttcaagcttcatattcctcgcatgaatatcaagtcttcacggacacaccaatttgttcactttcaaagtcttcatgaaagtcttcagtaataccaaaatcttcaagcgaagatattcatttttaggggtcgactttctctgtaaatatcaaactcctcatagacttatagacctgtgtacactcacaaacgcattagtcccttaacctataagtcttcaatacaccaaaatcactaaggggcactagatgcacttacaatgaccATGCACTGCGCATGAGGATCCTCTCCTCACATATGGGAGCAAAACAACACGAAGAAGATGCTCCACGATCGGCGCCTCACTACAACTCGAACTCCATATCGTCCAAGAATGACATCATATCATCAAGGGGGAAGCTGGCGCTCGAGCTGGTGCCGGCGCCATCATGGACACTAGTACAGTAGCCATTTCTATTATAGACCAGGGCACTGTGGTCCCCCTCGGATGTCACCATGTTACGCcagccctcctgttgctgcaacgcGTGATACATCGGCGGAGGCCCCATGTCGATGCTGCCGGTGATGTACTGCGCTTGGGGCTGGAATGCTGGTGGCTTCCAGCCGTCCTGCTGGTGCGGTGGCGCCTGATACATCGGTGGAGGACCCATGTCCGCACTGCCAACGATGTATGGCGCCTGGGGCTGGAAGACAGGTAGCTGCCCGCCCGCCTGCTGCTGCGGCGGCACTTGATACATCGGGGGACATCCCATGTCAGCACTGCCGGTGACGTATGGCACCTGGGGCTGGAATACCGGTGGCTGCCCGCCCGCCTGCTCCTGCAGCGGCGCTTGATACATCGACGAAGGCCCCACGTTGGCTCTACCGACAATGTATGGCGCCTGGGGCTGGAAGACCGGTGGCTGCCCGCCCGCCTGCTGCTGCGGCGGCGCTCGATACATCGGCACAGGCCCCATGTTGATGCTGCCGATGACGTATGGTACTTGGGACTGGAAGACCGGTAGCTGCGGGTTGGTTTTAGCGATGCGCTCAACGAGGCTCTTGTGGATCTCCCCCGATGTACAACCAACACTAGCGACCTCCTCGGCGTTGAGGTTGCCACCGAGCATGGCCTTGTGTAGGAGGGCCCTGATGTCGCGGTCCTCACGCTCGCTTTGGAGCTTGTTGGCCTGGTGTTGGAGCTTGGCCAGACACTTGGTGAGGAACTCCACCTGGCTCATCATCTTCTTGAACTGTGGCATGTTCGGCATGGCCTTGTACCGATTCAGGATTTCCACCGCCTCGGCATGGGACGGGTAAACATACGGCTCCGATGCGCCCTCGTCATACACCAGAACACAGGCCTTGGTGTTGCATAGGATGCCTAGCTCGCCTACCTTCTTCGTTAGGTAGTTGCGACGCGGCTCGTAGGTACAACAACGGGTGGAGTCCTCGCCGATGTACTGGAGGGGCACCTTCTTGCGAACCATTGCCGTTCGAAGGGTAAAACGAGCAGAGGAAAAGGGAAGTTGCTCGTTTTTGGTGAGTTGAAAGGAAGGATGAAGGCGTGGGTTTATAGGGGAGGATCGGCCAGGATGAGCATGTTGCAGCCTTCCGGCCTTCActgtgcttgtcggtgtcaaaaccggcggatctcgggtagggggtcccgaactgtgtgtctaggcagatggtaacaggagatgaggaacatgatgttttacccaggttcaggccctcttgatggaggtaaaaccctacgtcctgcttgattaatattgatgatgtgtgttacaagagtagatctaccacgagatcaaggagtctaaaccctagaagctagcctatggtatgattgttgtttgtcctacggactaaagccatccggtttatatagacaccagagagggctagggttacacagagtcggttacaatggtaggagatctacatatccgtatcgccaagcttgccttccacgccaaggaaagtcccatccggacacgggacggagtcttcaatcttgtatcttcatagtcttggagtccggccgatgatgatagttcggctatccggacaccccctaatccaggactccctcagtagcccctgaaccaggcttcaatgacgacgagtctggcgcgcatattgtcttcggcattgcaaggcgggttcctcctccgaataatttatagaagattgtgaacaccaggatagtgtccggctctgcaaaaataatttccacataccaccatagagagaataatatttacccaagttcaatctgctgacgtatttgatggtgtgatgtcacaccactaccaagcctttacttaaattgtttttattataccacctcagcgcgtttagcgaagcggtttccttggcgcgtcttgtcgaagcagagatcgtgttccccttattccgggattcccataaatacggacgtgggtaacccaacggcgcccgttgccacgccccctccattgaaggtgggttccaaacggtcacggggacggctctcggtattcttcctctttataatgagaccaaggccagttctttttcttcaatcctcaatcgaatccgcccctcgcccccgagttccaacacccagggctccagattcgggtaccttcgaccttcgacaatgtccggctccgacctacggggccagtggatgccctcttccatcacggaagaagacatgttaaagctgagagacgccaggtacttgacctacgagattttgcataggttgcctgcccgagggcaagttattcctactcccaagcccggcgagaacgttgtgttcgtgtctcacctccgttgaggtttaggcttcccgatggaccccttcgtgagggggctcatgttttactatgggctggaattccatgacttggctccggagtccatcctccacatctcatcgtttattgtcgttTGCAAAGCCTTCCTcctcactacccctcacttcggcttgtggctcaaaaccttcaatgtggagccgaagatgattgaggggcgtcaggcagagtgcggaggggcggtcataagaaagagggccgatgctccatggcccgaaggctcttttcaggaggagctcggcttgtggcaacaggagtggttctatatcaccgctcccaggggcagtaggcagaggccgccgcccgtcttccgctcgggccctccacaacagttgacgtcatgggtcaacaaggggcgtgactgggggccgtccaaagacgtacccctattgcaggaccggattcgaggcctccaagaaagggagatcaatctagtcgtagtggtacaggttatgctgatccggcgcctactgccctgcaaacgtcgccccctccgcctgtgggaatttaatccggaggggccatgagctcttcaacacttcatgggtttgacacccgcggagatgtataaactgttcttcggatcgccagAGATGCGTccagacttgaccgaggatgctggcctaagctgcaatcgcccggatactcaagtggcCCTGTGTCCGGATACATTGTCCATCtatttatcgtgggtttgccttttgaccagctatcccttggacaggagtggataacgcaagcaaaactgatacggtgtccggcccccctccctgagaccacgcaggatcccgtgttaatcaaaatgttggaggttgcaccttcagaggagggcgaaggggggcacaggggaactaccacctctgccaaggaggctttcagtaagggaggaatcgagagtccctccttccagggggagaagaggacagcttccgaagacccagaggccaaggcctcaaagcggggaaagaaatctgtaccggaaggtcctgtgccgggaagagccccggccgtactgtctcctcggaggaatcagccctccagcgagccgtaagtaaaaatgggggaattttgtaatagtggacacccctgcttaatttttaagggtaaccgaagttttcatctttagttcggatctcagcccgtctcagcacaactcatcttcgggagaccttctccggagatgatggagagtgaaacgcctccatctgctgccCCATCgtgtggggcggacgaccctgaggtgtcgtcgcggagggtctcctcgagtccggcggggccagagagttcggcacccattggaatacggccggtggagctgcaagatttgcttaagagggcatctatctcggaagatcaccgcacattaatgagtacggtgattgaaaggatctcatccgccgagagcgggttgtatgaggccatcggaagcttgctgacgggttttgaggtatgccaaaaatgacataccttttgacagttttgcacatgaagtgtgccctgtatagatagtagcccctgagacttggtatgatgtcaaaagcgatagcgtgccaaggatcataatctcagttatagaatgtcgcctttcctatgcaggtggcagaacgttcggtggccagccggactgatggagttgccgaactgaagaggcaactcgatgttgcggatgcggacatcgcgctggtcaataaacgacttagcgagtcacaaggtaggtggttgctccgcggttggcTAGTAAGGGAGCTGgtacccgttccttacaatttatatgcttgatgcagatgacgCCGCCACTGTGGAAgatcttcgagcagagcttgctagaGCCAAGGAGCAATCCAGGAtaagtaatgcggctgccttgaaggcagcagaagagctaaaagccaaaaaggctgctcactgccgaagcagggaagagttggccgaaatggccttgaaattaaaagatgctaccgaccgttgtgaggttcttgaaggagaacgccgagtggagcaagagggcctgaagaaggccggcgccgaagtcaaggatgcccggagtgagatgcgggctatgaaggaggaactgcgtcaggccggagacattgcggctggaaagccctttcttctgcgtaggaagttcatggatccgaagtatgctcaactGGGCCAGttatgtggtgcggaggatccttatcttgatttggcggtgaGTGCGGCAGACGCAGTCTTGCACTTCCgaggccagaaggatcacgaagtggaagagctttactggtctcaattccatagtccggagcgtccacttccgttgactgatcggctggctgagtgggttgagctgaatagattgtccggacttgccatgacggatgtgatcactcatctgtggccggaaaggcccaagccgaagagttattttggcttgttgcggcaattccttggggcggtgccgcatatcaaggcgatgaagcggtcggtatgcatggaaggtgcacggatggctctcgcccgtgtgaagacatactaggcggacatggatgccaccgctgttgcatcccggggttcggacaagagccgattacccgccgagcactattttgaggaggtcctgcagggcgctcatttaatagagtcgcagtgctcgaaagatgtcatgttcaaatgacatgtatagtttgtgagatcatgtttataatgcaatagctttttatacttgtgcgtccaaGTATTGaattatctcctgtgcggccgtatgtgtatgtataatctgaaagatggcagtctttggcttcagcccccacgcacatagtgcgggagtgtttgcaaaaagaaaaagcgctttttcacacttaatccgacgtcttggtccttttaaggaggtgatagcgtagcaaactaggcaaccagactataacgctttatcactttcacttagccataggagctcgaatgtggggctactatatagcccatagtggcaccgctcttctccgaactcggggcgcgtatgtgcctgaccgggaagcggtccttcgtcaaagcagaggaattctaaacattccaatggtcgatcgagtggttgaccagtctctcgctatatcatgacagtcagttttcggctttctctactgaggcgctcgcccggccgaaccggggcacaatcgcagtagttctcctggtgctgcgttagccgatgatatggaACGTAAGGCAGAAAATCACAGgatccgagcaaa is a window of Triticum dicoccoides isolate Atlit2015 ecotype Zavitan chromosome 2B, WEW_v2.0, whole genome shotgun sequence DNA encoding:
- the LOC119360662 gene encoding uncharacterized protein LOC119360662, coding for MVRKKVPLQYIGEDSTRCCTYEPRRNYLTKKVGELGILCNTKACVLVYDEGASEPYVYPSHAEAVEILNRYKAMPNMPQFKKMMSQSLVERIAKTNPQLPAGGQPPVFQPQVPYVTGSADMGCPPMYQVPPQQQAGGQLPVFQPQAPYIVGSADMGPPPMYQAPPHQQDGWKPPAFQPQAQYITGSIDMGPPPMYHALQQQEGWRNMVTSEGDHSALVYNRNGYCTSVHDGAGTSSSASFPLDDMMSFLDDMEFEL